DNA from Nocardioides seonyuensis:
CTCGACGCCCTGGCTGAGACGATCAGGCAGCACCTCGATGCTGGTGCGGAGGTGATCGTGGCCGACGCGACGACGGTCGAGCACCTCGACCGGCTCGCCGCCGCCGCGGTCGCGGCCACCGCCGGCACCGAGACCGTGTGGACGACCACCGATCCCGGACCGGCGTCCGTGGCGCTCGCAGCTGCACTGGGGCTCGCCGAGTCCGACCGGGGAGCGCCGCTGCTCGCGCTCTCCGGCTCGGCCACCGAGCTCACCCAGCTGCAGCTGCGCCAGCTCGTGGCGGAGCGCGGGGCCCGCCCGCTCCGTACGGCGGGGCGCCACGCCGTGCCCGACGTCGACGCCACCGTCAGGATGCTCGACGACGCCCTCGCCGAGGCCGACCCAGGCGACATCGTCGTGCTCGCCACCGTCCTGGACGACTCCGACCTGTGGTCGCCCTCCTCGGAGGAGGCCGCCCGGATCCCGGTCGCGCTGGCCCGCGCTGCGCGGCGGGCGCTGGAGAGCCGCCCGGTGGACGGCGTCTTCACCACCGGGGGAGACGTCACCGCGGCACTCCTCGCTGAGCTGGGCTCGCACGGGCTCGAGATCTCCGACGAGGTGGTGCCGCTGGCCGTGGCCGGGTCCCTGGTCGGCGGTCCCTGGGACGGCCTCCAGATCGTCACCAAGGGCGGGCTGGTCGGAGACGCCCGCACCACCATCGAATGCCTCGACCACCTGCGTGGGCAGGTCGAGGCCCACCGTCGCCAGGTCACCGCCGCGGAGTCCCGCGAACGCACCTGACCGCGATCCAGACCTCACCCGACAGCCCAAGGAGAGAGAAACACGATGACCCGACACGTACTGGCCCTGACCCTCGGCGACCCGGTGGGCATCGGCCCCGAGATCACCGCCAAGACCCTGGCAGAGCAGGCGGGCGCCACCGACCACCACGGTGTCGCCGTGGGTGATCCTGCCGCGCTGCGACGCGGCGCGGAGGCGATGGGCCTCGACGTGGAGGTGCGCGTGGTCGACAGCTTCGACGTCGAGCCCGCCGCGGGCGTCATCGACTGCTACGACATCGGCGTCCTCGGCGACGACCTGCCCGAGTGGGGCGTGGTCGACAAGCGCGCGGGCCTCGCGGCCGTGAAGGCCATCGAGGTCGCCACCCAGGCCGCGATGGACCAGAAGGTCGCCGGCATCGTCACCGGGCCGATCAACAAGGAGGCGATCTGGGCGGCCGGCTCCGAGCACCTCGGTCACACCGAGATGCTCGGCGCCCTCACCGGTGTCACCAAGCAGGACACCATGTTCGTAGTCCGCAACGACGCTGCTGGCGGCCACCACCTGCGGATCTTCTTCACCACCCGCCACGTGTCCCTGCGCAAGGCTTTGGACCAGATCACCAAGGAGACCGTCGGCGAGTCGATCGTCAAGGCCCACACCGCCCTCAAGGTCTTCGGCGTCGACAACCCCCGGCTCGCGATCGCCGCGATCAACCCCCACGGTGGCGAGAACGGCGCCTTCGGCGACGAGGAGATCGTCCACCTGGCACCCGCGGTCGAGGAGGCCAGGGCCAACGGCCTCGACGTGGCCGGGCCTGTCCCCGCCGACTCGGTGTTCCACCAGGGTCTCGTCGGCAGGTACGACGGGGTCCTCTCGCACTTCCACGACCAGGGCCACATCCCGGCGAAGACCTTCGACTTCG
Protein-coding regions in this window:
- a CDS encoding four-carbon acid sugar kinase family protein — protein: MADVLVVADDLTGANAAAAGFARAGFRAVTASAGERAEVVAEMVSRFDVVVATTDSRHLEPARARERVGRVVRAGWPARLVCNRIDTTLRGNVGATTREVLDRVAELTGSRVVALCAPAHPGANRQTIGGMQLLDGRRLEDTEVARDARTPIHTSDVVALLREQADLEVVAVPLDAVTGDLDALAETIRQHLDAGAEVIVADATTVEHLDRLAAAAVAATAGTETVWTTTDPGPASVALAAALGLAESDRGAPLLALSGSATELTQLQLRQLVAERGARPLRTAGRHAVPDVDATVRMLDDALAEADPGDIVVLATVLDDSDLWSPSSEEAARIPVALARAARRALESRPVDGVFTTGGDVTAALLAELGSHGLEISDEVVPLAVAGSLVGGPWDGLQIVTKGGLVGDARTTIECLDHLRGQVEAHRRQVTAAESRERT
- the pdxA gene encoding 4-hydroxythreonine-4-phosphate dehydrogenase PdxA, with protein sequence MTRHVLALTLGDPVGIGPEITAKTLAEQAGATDHHGVAVGDPAALRRGAEAMGLDVEVRVVDSFDVEPAAGVIDCYDIGVLGDDLPEWGVVDKRAGLAAVKAIEVATQAAMDQKVAGIVTGPINKEAIWAAGSEHLGHTEMLGALTGVTKQDTMFVVRNDAAGGHHLRIFFTTRHVSLRKALDQITKETVGESIVKAHTALKVFGVDNPRLAIAAINPHGGENGAFGDEEIVHLAPAVEEARANGLDVAGPVPADSVFHQGLVGRYDGVLSHFHDQGHIPAKTFDFDGTISVTVGLPILRTSVDHGTAFDIAGSGRAGHGTMLSAYLAAVDYAPYVDNIRATYGS